From Camelina sativa cultivar DH55 chromosome 20, Cs, whole genome shotgun sequence, the proteins below share one genomic window:
- the LOC104770838 gene encoding putative defensin-like protein 179: MERTTSLVFLVSLLIIFASVLNQAHTCVDNSLGPCKNCDERCKAKHGPLSVSKCNGGDGMCMCTYECVPLLPAKVCLGAIDMCTDKCPLTCCDRLCAIKYKNGRGGCVDYLGYRMCTCEYSC, translated from the exons ATGGAGAGAACAACCTCACTTGTATTTCTTGTTAGCTTACTTATCATATTTGCCTCAG TTCTGAATCAAGCTCATACATGCGTGGACAACAGCCTTGGCCCTTGTAAAAATTGCGACGAAAGATGCAAGGCCAAACACGGGCCACTGAGCGTAAGCAAATGTAACGGTGGGGATGGGATGTGCATGTGCACCTACGAATGTGTGCCACTTTTACCAGCCAAAGTGTGCCTCGGCGCGATTGATATGTGCACTGACAAGTGTCCTCTGACTTGCTGTGATAGACTATGCGCAATAAAGTACAAAAATGGACGTGGGGGTTGTGTCGACTATCTTGGTTATAGGATGTGCACATGCGAGTACTCCTGCTAA
- the LOC104770834 gene encoding metal-nicotianamine transporter YSL2 isoform X2 has protein sequence MENERVVEREQSQFEEDVSIDSRKPPPWRKQITVRSIVASLLIGIVYSVICLKLNLTTGLVPNLNISSALLAFVFLKSWTKVLQKAGIVTTPFTRQENTIAQTCAVACYSISLAGGFASYLLGLNRRTYELTGANTEGNNPRGIKEPGVGWMTSFLFVTSFIGLVVLVPLRKVMIIDYKLTYPSGTATAVLINGFHTNKGDKTAKKQIRGFINSFGLSFFWAFFGWFYSGGDGCGFSQFPTFGLQAWKKSFFFDFSMTYVGAGMICSHLVNLSLLFGAILSWGIMWPLIARLKGEWFPATLPESSMKSLNGYKVFICIALILGDGLYNFLKILFFTGRSFHSRLSKTNSVNTSVEVPEDGTKESDNLKRENEVFVRESIPLWMACAGYLFFSIVSIIAIPLMFPQLKWYFVLVAYLLAPSLSFCNAYGAGLTDMNMAYNYGKAALFVMAALAGKHDGVVAGMVACGLIKSIVSVSADLMHDFKTGHLTQTSPRSMLVAQAIGTAIGCVVAPLTFFLFYKAFDVGNPDGEYKAPYAIIYRNMAILGVQGLSALPDHCLELCYGFFAFAVVANLARDFLPERPGKWIPLPMAMAVPFLVGGSFAIDMCIGSLVVYVWNKVNRKKADVMVPAVASGLICGDGLWILPSSLLALAKVKPPMCMNFTAAH, from the exons ATGGAGAACGAGAGGGTTGTTGAGAGAGAACAGAGTCAATTTGAAGAAGACGTATCGATAGATTCGAGAAAACCACCGCCATGGAGGAAACAGATCACGGTTCGATCCATCGTCGCGAGTTTGTTGATAGGGATTGTCTACAGCGTGATCTGTCTGAAGCTGAACCTAACGACAGGACTCGTCCCAAATCTCAACATCTCATCAGCTCTCTTGGCTTTTGTCTTTCTCAAATCCTGGACCAAAGTTCTCCAAAAAGCAGGAATCGTTACTACTCCATTCACACGTCAAGAGAACACTATTGCTCAGACTTGTGCCGTTGCATGTTACAGCATCTCTCTTGCAG GTGGGTTTGCATCGTACCTGCTTGGTTTAAATAGACGAACGTATGAGCTTACGGGAGCAAATACAGAAGGAAACAATCCTCGTGGTATAAAAGAGCCTGGTGTTGGATGGATGACCTCATTCCTTTTTGTTACTAGCTTCATTGGACTTGTTGTATTAGTCCCTCTTCGTAAG GTGATGATTATAGACTACAAGCTAACGTATCCGAGTGGAACAGCAACAGCTGTTCTTATTAATGGGTTTCATACTAACAAAGGAGACAAGACAGCCAA GAAACAGATTCGTGGGTTTATCAATTCGTTTGGATTGAGTTTCTTTTGGGCATTCTTTGGATGGTTCTATTCAGGTGGTGACGGATGTGGATTCTCTCAGTTCCCTACATTTGGTTTACAAGCTTGGAAAAAATC ATTCTTCTTTGACTTCAGTATGACGTATGTTGGAGCTGGGATGATTTGTTCACATTTGGTGAATCTATCGTTGCTCTTTGGAGCGATCCTTTCGTGGGGAATAATGTGGCCTCTCATAGCCCGGCTTAAAGGTGAATGGTTCCCTGCAACACTGCCAGAGAGTAGCATGAAGAGCTTAAATGGCTATAAG GTGTTTATATGCATTGCATTGATATTAGGAGATGGGCTTTATAACTTTCTCAAGATTCTTTTCTTCACTGGGAGAAGCTTTCACTCTAGACTCTCTAAAACCAACAGCGTCAACACAT CGGTAGAAGTTCCAGAAGATGGTACAAAAGAATCTGATAACCTGAAACGAGAGAATGAAGTATTCGTTCGAGAGAGTATCCCACTATGGATGGCTTGTGCTGGATACTTATTCTTCTCCATTGTCTCCATCATTGCCATCCCTCTGATGTTCCCTCAGTTGAAATGGTACTTCGTTCTCGTAGCTTACCTTCTTGCTCCGTCTCTCAGCTTCTGTAACGCATATGGTGCTGGCTTAACCGATATGAACATGGCTTACAACTACGGTAAAGCGGCACTCTTTGTGATGGCGGCATTAGCTGGAAAACACGACGGCGTGGTGGCTGGAATGGTTGCTTGTGGTCTCATCAAATCAATTGTTTCTGTCTCGGCTGACCTGATGCACGATTTCAAGACAGGACATCTAACGCAAACTTCGCCACGCTCGATGCTTGTTGCGCAAGCCATCGGGACAGCCATAGGTTGCGTGGTTGCGCCGCTtaccttctttctcttctacAAGGCCTTTGACGTTGGAAACCCGGACGGTGAGTACAAGGCTCCTTATGCTATCATATACAGAAACATGGCAATCCTCGGTGTTCAAGGTCTCTCGGCTCTCCCCGACCATTGCCTTGAGCTTTGCTACGGGTTCTTTGCATTTGCGGTTGTTGCCAACCTGGCAAGAGACTTCTTGCCAGAGAGGCCAGGGAAATGGATCCCACTCCCGATGGCAATGGCTGTACCGTTCCTGGTGGGCGGGTCGTTCGCAATCGATATGTGTATTGGGAGCTTAGTGGTATATGTTTGGAATAAGGTGAACCGTAAGAAGGCAGATGTGATGGTTCCGGCTGTTGCATCAGGTTTGATATGTGGTGATGGTCTCTGGATTCTGCCTTCTTCTTTGCTGGCTCTGGCTAAGGTTAAACCACCTATGTGTATGAACTTCACTGCAGCTCATTAA
- the LOC104772529 gene encoding uncharacterized protein LOC104772529: MALNMNTNLIITTLVTILISHLPSSSTVDPERPTKSVIDIICSQTVNFNECESIVTSQLDSSHTDIETITKVTTKRALTYAMETVSHIQDYLLPNTTDSRDKAVFSACKIAYNAVVSRLQSAYASMYERDYVAMKAQQKQALRYIEVCVKRTNFFRRTPFVAANYYARLMAMTASISGQILCSSYNRDPC, encoded by the coding sequence ATGGCTCTCAATATGAATACGAATCTGATCATTACTACTCTTGTGACGATCTTGATTTCACATTTACCTTCTTCCTCAACAGTGGATCCTGAGCGGCCAACAAAGTCTGTAATCGACATAATCTGTAGCCAAACAGTCAACTTCAATGAGTGTGAATCGATTGTCACGTCACAGCTCGACTCGTCCCATACAGATATCGAGACCATAACGAAAGTAACGACAAAAAGAGCTCTGACCTATGCTATGGAGACGGTTTCTCATATCCAAGACTATCTTCTCCCAAATACAACAGATTCTCGGGACAAAGCTGTTTTCTCCGCTTGCAAGATCGCGTACAACGCCGTGGTTTCTCGTCTTCAGAGTGCTTATGCGTCCATGTATGAACGTGATTACGTGGCAATGAAGGCACAGCAGAAACAAGCACTTAGGTATATTGAGGTGTGTGTTAAGAGGACTAACTTCTTTCGGCGGACTCCGTTTGTAGCAGCCAACTATTATGCGAGGTTGATGGCGATGACTGCCTCCATTTCAGGCCAGATCCTTTGCTCTTCCTACAACCGCGACCCCTGTTAG
- the LOC104770835 gene encoding GTPase-activating protein gyp7, whose translation MKALRRIQTKSSFPIPSSPSSPWTHLRSAFVLVTSSSSPASCSSSSSSSSDPHRLKSPWSRRKRKKPLTLRRWKKLFTPEGRLRNGGVDLLKKVRSRGIDPSIRSEVWPFLLGVCDLNSSEEERGATRTWRRKVYERLRRQCKRLQRQNSGTFKLNKIKKTTQDGRDSCWSLAQDSDSSCSDDDACSDHKSLSSDKDNTEDNGYMSDVSCKLDRDYTGSRQLNSESSDSDSSDENESIQLVPSSEGKDENHTSSSSIFISRTKEDFVTWQRIIRLDALRADTEWTPYSSSQAMVSENRARRAADAVVLKDYNHLEPSKIFHAARLVAVLEAYALYDPEIGYCQGMSDLLSPILSVIPDDYEAFWCFVGFMKKARQNFRLDEVGITRQLNIVSKIIKSKDSQLYKHLEKVKAEDCFFVYRMVLVMFRRELTLDQTLHLWEVIWADQAAIRAGMGKSSWSRRIKHRAPPTDDLLLYAVAASVLQRRKLIIEKYSSMEEILRECHNMVGKLDVWKLLDDAHDLIATLHTKIEHSIP comes from the exons ATGAAAGCACTTAGAAGAATTCAAACGAAGTCTTCGTTTCCTATTCCTTCTTCCCCGTCTTCTCCGTGGACTCATTTGCGTTCTGCTTTCGTCCttgttacttcttcttcttctcctgcttcttgttcttcttcttcttcttcttcttctgatcc GCACCGACTCAAATCGCCCTGGTCTCGAAGAAAACGAAAGAAACCTCTCACACTTCGCCGGTGGAAAAAACTTTTCACCCCTGAGGGTAGACTTCGGAATGGGGGAGTAGATCTGTTGAAGAAAGTCCGGAGTAGA GGCATTGATCCTAGCATTCGGTCGGAAGTGTGGCCGTTCCTTCTTGGagt GTGTGATTTGAATAGTTCCGAAGAAGAGAGAGGTGCTACAAGAACTTGGAGAAG AAAAGTATATGAGAGACTACGCAGACAGTGCAAAAGGCTTCAAAGACAAAACAGTGGGACTTTTAAGTTAAACAAGATCAAGAAAACTACTCAAGACGGGCGTGATAGTTGTTGGTCACTGGCGCAAGACTCTGACAGTTCATgttctgatgatgatgcttGCAGCGACCACAAGTCTCTCTCTAGCGACAAAGACAATACGGAAGATAATGGTTACATGAGTGATGTCTCATGTAAGCTTGATAGAGACTACACTGGCTCGAGACAACTGAATTCTGAGTCCTCAGACTCAGATTCTTCAGATGAGAATGAGTCTATTCAGCTTGTTCCCTCTTCTGAAGGGAAGGATGAAAATCATACTTCTTCATCCAGCATATTCATTTCTCGTACCAAAGAGGATTTTGTGACTTGGCAGCGTATTATTCGTCTTGACGCTCTTCGTGCTGATACAGAGTGGACTCCATATTCCTCATCCCAAGCTATGGTATCAGAGAATAGGGCACGTCGAGCTGCTGACGCAGTTGTTTTAAAGGACTACAATCATTTGGAACCTTCAAAAATATTTCACGCTGCAAGACTTGTTGCTGTCCTTGAAGCCTATGCTTTATATGACCCTGAAATTGGATATTGCCAAGGAATGAGTGACCTTCTTTCCCCTATACTCTCTGTCATACCTGATGACTACGAAGCATTTTGGTGTTTCGTTGGGTTCATGAAGAAGGCTCGTCAGAATTTCAGACTTGATGAGGTTGGGATCACAAGGCAACTCAACATAGTCTCAAAGATTATCAAATCCAAAGACTCACAGCTATACAAGCATCTTGAGAAAGTCAAGGCTGAAGACTGTTTCTTTGTTTACAGAATGGTTCTTGTGATGTTTAGAAGGGAGCTGACTCTGGACCAAACGCTGCATCTCTGGGAAGTGATTTGGGCAGACCAAGCTGCAATAAGAGCTGGCATGGGGAAATCTTCCTGGAGTCGTCGCATAAAGCATCGAGCCCCTCCTACAGACGATTTGTTGCTATATGCAGTAGCGGCTTCAGTTCTGCAGAGGAGGAAACTCATAATAGAAAAGTACAGTAGCATGGAGGAGATTCTCCGGGAGTGCCACAATATGGTAGGGAAACTAGACGTGTGGAAGCTCTTAGACGATGCACATGACCTTATTGCTACCCTCCATACCAAGATTGAACACTCCATCCCATAA
- the LOC104770833 gene encoding serine/threonine-protein kinase/endoribonuclease IRE1b, translating into MRGSALLDLILFLLVSPLANSLKGSEISKFYDKSLSNQISQPDGESDYVLLSTVDGSISLVDMSSQKLDWTFHTNEPIYSSYQAPHYHYTTDEERASALGDDFYMDCDKNWQLYNSSMRKGKRITKIVDASEFIGTLPYTSTDRIVLGKKDTSVFLLDWKTGKLVKRYRMDELYSDTFVENDKEKAIVLSKEAPLLFGPGLKESEDLPELVYIERKDFKIQCISKFGDVLWSVSYAKMEAKLQNHESVQLLGGLSSSDGIPIRTSWGKNQLPVSYTTSVPVVQLRNVNYETLFPRLGFLDEALYLPFQDRKPNQLAPGDGNQLALPSNKEAEEVLSLPLPETVISQITDVIDGSTKQAGFASKFSGLVVLLFGLCVTMLSVCGIFFCRLRKSMRIKEISEVPVVIPKKKKAKKNGTIKAAHKKENKDPCNEDNEKRFLTAFPGLNNSLAEGYRVGKLCVSNKEIAKGSNGTVVLEGSYEGRLVAVKRLVQTHHEVAQKEILNLMASDKHPNIVRWYGVDQDEHFIYISLERCACSLNDLIHASSGLLESPTSSSSMHSSQIIPILENGKGVELWKENGYPSTVLLKLMSDIIAGLVHLHDIGIVHRDLKPQNVLIVQNSSLCAKLSDMGISKHLPADNSALTRNSTGSGSSGWQAPEQLRNERQTRAVDLFSLGCVLFFCMTAGKHPYGDNYERDVNVVNDRKDLFLIESLPEAVHLLSGLLHPDPNLRPRAQEVLHHPLFWNSDTRLSFLRDASDRVELENREEGSQLLAALESTAAVTLNGRWDEKLDSIFLDNIGRYRRYKFDSIRDLLRVIRNKLNHYRELPKELQELLGSVPDGFESYFSSRFPKLLIQVYTVLLNYCNNEEFFLKYSKTTVF; encoded by the exons ATGAGAGGATCAGCACTACTTGATTTGATATTGTTCCTGCTCGTATCTCCATTAGCTAACAGTCTCAAGGGATCTGAAATCTCCAAGTTCTATGACAAATCCCTTTCCAATCAAATCTCTCAGCCTGATGG aGAATCTGATTATGTATTGCTTTCTACGGTAGATGGGTCTATATCTTTGGTGGATATGTCCTCTCAGAAACTGGATTGGACATTTCATACCAATGAGCCTATATACTCATCATACCAAGCTCCTCATTATCATTACACTACTGATGAGGAACGTGCCTCGGCTCTTGGTGATGACTTTTACATGGATTGTGATAAGAATTGGCAACTTTACAATTCCTCTATGCGTAAAGGCAAACGCATAACTAAG atAGTGGATGCTTCGGAGTTCATTGGAACGTTGCCGTATACTTCGACGGATAGGATTGTTTTAGGTAAGAAAGACACATCTGTGTTTCTCTTAGATTGGAAGACTGGTAAATTGGTTAAGAGGTATAGAATGGACGAGTTATATTCTGATACATTCGTtgaaaatgataaagaaaaggCTATTGTTTTGTCAAAAGAAGCTCCGTTACTATTTGGACCGGGGTTAAAGGAATCAGAAGATCTTCCTGAGCTGGTTTATATTGAGAGGaaagattttaaaatccaaTGTATATCAAAGTTTGGAGATGTTTTGTGGAGTGTTTCTTATGCTAAGATGGAAGCTAAACTACAGAATCATGAGAGTGTACAACTTCTGGGTGGGTTATCTTCATCAGATGGTATTCCTATTAGAACTTCTTGGGGCAAAAACCAGTTACCGGTATCGTATACTACAAGTGTTCCTGTGGTCCAGTTACGTAATGTTAACTATGAAACACTGTTTCCGAGACTTGGTTTTCTAGACGAGGCGTTGTATCTTCCATTTCAAGATAGAAAACCTAATCAGTTGGCTCCTGGAGATGGGAATCAATTAGCACTTCCGAGCAATAAAGAGGCTGAAGAAGTCCTTTCCCTTCCCTTGCCTGAGACTGTAATATCTCAGATCACTGATGTTATTGATGGAAGCACTAAACAGGCAGGCTTTGCTAGCAAATTTTCTGGTTTGGTTGTCCTACTTTTCGGCCTCTGTGTTACTATGCTTTCTGTTTGCGGCATTTTCTTTTGCCGGTTAAGAAAGAGCATGCGGATCAAGGAAATTTCTGAAGTCCCAGTCGTGataccaaagaagaaaaaggccAAGAAAAATGGGACTATAAAGGCTGCTcacaagaaagagaacaaagatcCCTGTAATGAAGATAATGAGAAGAGGTTTCTTACTGCTTTCCCTGGCCTCAATAATAGTCTGGCCGAAGGATATAGGGTTGGTAAATTGTGTGTATCCAACAAGGAAATTGCTAAAGGGAGCAATGGGACTGTTGTGCTTGAGGGATCCTATGAGGGTCGTCTTGTAGCGGTTAAGCGTCTAGTACAAACGCATCATGAAGTTGCTCAGAAGGAGATTTTGAACCTCATGGCTTCAGACAAACATCCAAATATTGTCCGGTGGTATGGGGTTGACCAGGATGAACATTTTATCTATATTTCATTAGAACGGTGTGCTTGTAGCTTAAACGATCTCATCCACGCATCCTCTGGACTGCTTGAGAGTCCAACATCTTCAAGTAGTATGCATTCGAGTCAGATCATCCCAATCCTCGAGAATGGCAAAGGAGTTGAGCTATGGAAGGAAAACGGATATCCATCTACTGTTTTGTTGAAGTTAATGAG TGATATAATTGCTGGTCTAGTTCATTTGCATGATATTGGGATTGTACATCGAGATCTAAAGCCTCAAAATGTATTGATTGTTCAGAACTCATCTTTATGTGCAAAGTTATCAGATATGGGTATTAGCAAGCACTTGCCAGCCGACAATAGTGCCCTGACTAGAAATTCAACTG GTTCTGGAAGTTCTGGGTGGCAAGCACCTGAACAACTTCGCAATGAACGGCAAACAAGAGCCGTTGATCTCTTCAGTTTAGggtgtgttctttttttctgtatGACTGCAGGTAAGCATCCTTATGGAGACAATTATGAGAGGGACGTAAACGTTGTTAATGATCGAAAAGATCTTTTCTTGATCGAGAGTCTTCCAGAAGCTGTTCATCTTCTCTCTGGTCTCCTGCACCCTGATCCAAACTTGAG ACCTAGAGCACAAGAAGTGCTGCATCACCCATTGTTCTGGAACTCAGACACGAGACTGTCTTTCCTCCGGGATGCAAGCGATAGGGTCGAACTGGAAAACCGAGAAGAAGGCTCACAGCTCCTGGCTGCACTCGAAAGCACAGCAGCAGTTACATTAAACGGGCGGTGGGACGAAAAATTGGATAGCATATTCTTAGACAATATCGGGCGTTACAGGCGGTACAAGTTTGACAGCATCCGAGATTTGTTAAGGGTCATACGGAACAAACTGAATCACTATAGAGAGCTTCCTAAAGAATTACAAGAACTACTGGGGAGTGTACCTGACGGGTTTGAGAGTTACTTCTCAAGCAGGTTCCCAAAACTGTTGATTCAGGTTTATACAGTTTTACTTAATTACTGTAACAATGAAGAGTTCTTTTTGAAGTACTCTAAGACCACTGTATTCTAG
- the LOC104770836 gene encoding probable 6-phosphogluconolactonase 5, chloroplastic, whose protein sequence is MATSSCCSLRSILFSSPTNLRSNYSLPKYHLTCSPFSSSTASRFESYSVSSIGTGSTSRKLSHTRRKVLEVRSMATTTAEEKKRVEIYDLEENLAVDLAKFTADLSDKFCKERGAFTVVVSGGSLIKSLRKLVESPYADSIDWARWHFFWVDERVVPKDHDDSNYKLAYDGFLSKVPIPAGNVYAINESLSAEAAADDYETCLKHLVKTNILRVSETTGFPEFDLMLLGMGPDGHVASLFPGHGLCNENKKWVVSITDSPKPPSERITFTFPVINSSAHVALVVCGSGKAEAVQAALKKTGTVPPAGSVSAEEELVWFLDKPASSKL, encoded by the exons aTGGCTACTTCGTCTTGTTGTTCCCTTCGCTCGATTCTATTCTCATCGCCCACCAACCTCCGTTCTAATTATTCTCTCCCCAAGTATCATCTCACTtgctctcctttttcttcttctaccgCGTCTCGTTTCGAATCGTACTCTGTTTCATCGATCGGAACTGGATCTACTAGCCGGAAATTATCTCATACTCGGAGAAAGGTACTGGAGGTGAGAAGCATGGCTACGACGACGGCGgaggagaagaaaagagttGAGATTTATGATCTCGAGGAGAATTTGGCGGTTGATTTGGCAAAATTCACAGCTGATCTCTCCGATAAGTTTTGTAAAGAGAGAGGCGCTTTCACTGTCGTTGTCTCTGGTGGCTCTCTCATCAAATCGCTCAG GAAATTAGTTGAATCTCCTTATGCTGATTCGATCGATTGGGCGAGGTGGCATTTCTTCTGGGTTGACGAGAGGGTTGTGCCAAAGGATCACGACGACAGCAACTACAAGCTAGCTTATGATGGTTTTCTATCCAAG GTTCCAATTCCAGCTGGAAACGTATATGCAATCAACGAATCACTATCCGCCGAGGCTGCAGCGGATGATTACGAGACCTGTCTCAAACATTTGGTGAAGACTAATATCCTCCGCGTATCTGAAACAACCGGCTTCCCCGAATTTGATCTCATGCTTCTCGGTATGGGACCTGATGGCCACGTAGCATCCTTATTCCCTGGACATGGTCTCTGCAACGAGAACAAGAAATGGGTAGTTTCAATCACCGATTCTCCAAAACCTCCGTCTGAAAGAATCACCTTCACATTCCCCGTGATCAACTCCTCTGCACATGTAGCTCTAGTCGTTTGCGGTTCTGGCAAAGCTGAAGCCGTGCAGGCAGCTCTGAAAAAGACTGGGACTGTCCCACCTGCGGGTTCTGTCTCTGCTGAAGAGGAGctggtttggtttcttgataAACCAGCATCTTCCAAGCTCTAA
- the LOC104770834 gene encoding metal-nicotianamine transporter YSL2 isoform X1: protein MENERVVEREQSQFEEDVSIDSRKPPPWRKQITVRSIVASLLIGIVYSVICLKLNLTTGLVPNLNISSALLAFVFLKSWTKVLQKAGIVTTPFTRQENTIAQTCAVACYSISLAGGFASYLLGLNRRTYELTGANTEGNNPRGIKEPGVGWMTSFLFVTSFIGLVVLVPLRKVMIIDYKLTYPSGTATAVLINGFHTNKGDKTAKKQIRGFINSFGLSFFWAFFGWFYSGGDGCGFSQFPTFGLQAWKKSFFFDFSMTYVGAGMICSHLVNLSLLFGAILSWGIMWPLIARLKGEWFPATLPESSMKSLNGYKVFICIALILGDGLYNFLKILFFTGRSFHSRLSKTNSVNTFAAVEVPEDGTKESDNLKRENEVFVRESIPLWMACAGYLFFSIVSIIAIPLMFPQLKWYFVLVAYLLAPSLSFCNAYGAGLTDMNMAYNYGKAALFVMAALAGKHDGVVAGMVACGLIKSIVSVSADLMHDFKTGHLTQTSPRSMLVAQAIGTAIGCVVAPLTFFLFYKAFDVGNPDGEYKAPYAIIYRNMAILGVQGLSALPDHCLELCYGFFAFAVVANLARDFLPERPGKWIPLPMAMAVPFLVGGSFAIDMCIGSLVVYVWNKVNRKKADVMVPAVASGLICGDGLWILPSSLLALAKVKPPMCMNFTAAH, encoded by the exons ATGGAGAACGAGAGGGTTGTTGAGAGAGAACAGAGTCAATTTGAAGAAGACGTATCGATAGATTCGAGAAAACCACCGCCATGGAGGAAACAGATCACGGTTCGATCCATCGTCGCGAGTTTGTTGATAGGGATTGTCTACAGCGTGATCTGTCTGAAGCTGAACCTAACGACAGGACTCGTCCCAAATCTCAACATCTCATCAGCTCTCTTGGCTTTTGTCTTTCTCAAATCCTGGACCAAAGTTCTCCAAAAAGCAGGAATCGTTACTACTCCATTCACACGTCAAGAGAACACTATTGCTCAGACTTGTGCCGTTGCATGTTACAGCATCTCTCTTGCAG GTGGGTTTGCATCGTACCTGCTTGGTTTAAATAGACGAACGTATGAGCTTACGGGAGCAAATACAGAAGGAAACAATCCTCGTGGTATAAAAGAGCCTGGTGTTGGATGGATGACCTCATTCCTTTTTGTTACTAGCTTCATTGGACTTGTTGTATTAGTCCCTCTTCGTAAG GTGATGATTATAGACTACAAGCTAACGTATCCGAGTGGAACAGCAACAGCTGTTCTTATTAATGGGTTTCATACTAACAAAGGAGACAAGACAGCCAA GAAACAGATTCGTGGGTTTATCAATTCGTTTGGATTGAGTTTCTTTTGGGCATTCTTTGGATGGTTCTATTCAGGTGGTGACGGATGTGGATTCTCTCAGTTCCCTACATTTGGTTTACAAGCTTGGAAAAAATC ATTCTTCTTTGACTTCAGTATGACGTATGTTGGAGCTGGGATGATTTGTTCACATTTGGTGAATCTATCGTTGCTCTTTGGAGCGATCCTTTCGTGGGGAATAATGTGGCCTCTCATAGCCCGGCTTAAAGGTGAATGGTTCCCTGCAACACTGCCAGAGAGTAGCATGAAGAGCTTAAATGGCTATAAG GTGTTTATATGCATTGCATTGATATTAGGAGATGGGCTTTATAACTTTCTCAAGATTCTTTTCTTCACTGGGAGAAGCTTTCACTCTAGACTCTCTAAAACCAACAGCGTCAACACAT TTGCAGCGGTAGAAGTTCCAGAAGATGGTACAAAAGAATCTGATAACCTGAAACGAGAGAATGAAGTATTCGTTCGAGAGAGTATCCCACTATGGATGGCTTGTGCTGGATACTTATTCTTCTCCATTGTCTCCATCATTGCCATCCCTCTGATGTTCCCTCAGTTGAAATGGTACTTCGTTCTCGTAGCTTACCTTCTTGCTCCGTCTCTCAGCTTCTGTAACGCATATGGTGCTGGCTTAACCGATATGAACATGGCTTACAACTACGGTAAAGCGGCACTCTTTGTGATGGCGGCATTAGCTGGAAAACACGACGGCGTGGTGGCTGGAATGGTTGCTTGTGGTCTCATCAAATCAATTGTTTCTGTCTCGGCTGACCTGATGCACGATTTCAAGACAGGACATCTAACGCAAACTTCGCCACGCTCGATGCTTGTTGCGCAAGCCATCGGGACAGCCATAGGTTGCGTGGTTGCGCCGCTtaccttctttctcttctacAAGGCCTTTGACGTTGGAAACCCGGACGGTGAGTACAAGGCTCCTTATGCTATCATATACAGAAACATGGCAATCCTCGGTGTTCAAGGTCTCTCGGCTCTCCCCGACCATTGCCTTGAGCTTTGCTACGGGTTCTTTGCATTTGCGGTTGTTGCCAACCTGGCAAGAGACTTCTTGCCAGAGAGGCCAGGGAAATGGATCCCACTCCCGATGGCAATGGCTGTACCGTTCCTGGTGGGCGGGTCGTTCGCAATCGATATGTGTATTGGGAGCTTAGTGGTATATGTTTGGAATAAGGTGAACCGTAAGAAGGCAGATGTGATGGTTCCGGCTGTTGCATCAGGTTTGATATGTGGTGATGGTCTCTGGATTCTGCCTTCTTCTTTGCTGGCTCTGGCTAAGGTTAAACCACCTATGTGTATGAACTTCACTGCAGCTCATTAA